Proteins encoded together in one Haloarcula rubripromontorii window:
- a CDS encoding GTP cyclohydrolase III translates to MTNTQITHIQIDNYGPWTVTPEPRREVDLQTLQSRLYADLAQLFGNRDGYIFFSRFDNMIAVTNGLDEAAHALIQESVGNRYPVTMSLSVATGTTPVSALGTATEQLQEAGSAQDKGRREVLRGQTIDDEFRKPTDVQLAHFDVDDATEKYTDQLNEFDTFIQIEQGYAALMKYMREAHDSLSFFVGGDNVIAVCPDLDEADYHDAIDHVRDAVDVELKVGVGRGRTAATAGMDAKHALETCRATGEAVTIETETTE, encoded by the coding sequence GTGACTAACACCCAGATAACCCATATACAGATAGACAACTACGGCCCGTGGACCGTGACGCCGGAACCCCGCCGTGAAGTCGATCTTCAAACACTCCAATCTCGGCTGTACGCTGACCTCGCACAACTGTTCGGGAACCGCGACGGCTACATCTTCTTCTCGCGGTTCGACAACATGATCGCCGTGACGAACGGATTGGACGAGGCGGCACACGCACTCATTCAGGAGTCTGTCGGTAACCGCTACCCGGTGACGATGAGCCTCTCTGTCGCGACGGGAACGACACCCGTTTCGGCGCTGGGGACGGCGACGGAACAACTTCAGGAGGCCGGTAGTGCGCAGGACAAGGGGCGGCGAGAAGTGCTACGCGGCCAGACGATCGACGATGAGTTCCGGAAGCCCACAGACGTACAACTCGCGCACTTCGATGTCGACGACGCCACCGAAAAGTACACCGACCAGCTCAACGAGTTTGACACGTTCATCCAGATAGAGCAGGGGTACGCGGCGCTCATGAAGTATATGCGTGAGGCCCACGACTCGCTGTCGTTTTTCGTCGGCGGCGATAACGTCATCGCAGTCTGCCCGGACTTAGACGAGGCGGACTACCACGATGCAATCGACCACGTCCGCGACGCCGTCGACGTGGAGCTGAAAGTCGGCGTCGGACGCGGACGGACGGCAGCGACGGCCGGGATGGACGCTAAACACGCGTTAGAGACCTGTCGGGCGACCGGCGAGGCCGTCACCATCGAAACCGAGACAACCGAGTAA
- the aroA gene encoding 3-phosphoshikimate 1-carboxyvinyltransferase, giving the protein MDITIAESTVEGTAQAPPSKSYTHRAVLAAGYADGAVVRDPLVSADTKATMRAVEAYGGDVSLADDGSTVEVTGFDGRPETPDDVIDCANSGTTMRLVTATAALQDKLAVLTGDESLRSRPQGPLLDAIEQLDGDAESTRRNGQAPLVVGGGIDGGAVEIPGDVSSQYITALVMAGAVSPEGIDIDLTTGLKSSPYVDITLEVLADFGVDAEKTDDGFTVEGGQSYAPDGGDYNVPGDFSSMSYLLAAGALAAEDGLRVTSAFPSAQGDAAIVDILDRMGADLDWDRENGEITVSKSELTGVEVGVEDTPDLLPTIATLGAVADGVTRITDAEHVRYKETDRVSAMAEELTKMGAEVEEHQDELIVYGEDSDLVGTTVEGRVDHRIIMSLAVAGLVADGETTVTGAEHVDVSFPEFFDALESLGAAIKR; this is encoded by the coding sequence ATGGACATCACCATTGCCGAGTCGACGGTCGAGGGGACAGCGCAAGCGCCGCCGTCGAAGAGCTACACGCACCGAGCGGTGCTGGCCGCGGGCTATGCGGATGGCGCAGTAGTCCGCGACCCGCTCGTGAGCGCGGACACGAAGGCCACGATGCGAGCGGTCGAGGCCTACGGCGGCGATGTCTCGCTGGCCGACGACGGATCGACGGTCGAGGTGACGGGCTTCGACGGCCGACCGGAGACGCCGGACGATGTCATCGACTGTGCCAACAGCGGGACGACGATGCGACTGGTCACCGCAACAGCCGCCCTGCAGGACAAGCTCGCGGTGCTGACTGGTGACGAGTCCCTCCGGTCGCGCCCGCAGGGGCCGCTGCTCGACGCCATCGAACAGCTGGACGGCGACGCCGAGTCGACTCGCCGGAACGGGCAGGCCCCGCTCGTGGTTGGCGGTGGCATCGACGGCGGCGCAGTCGAGATTCCCGGCGACGTGTCCTCGCAGTACATCACTGCGCTGGTGATGGCAGGTGCCGTCTCGCCGGAGGGCATCGACATCGATCTGACAACCGGCCTGAAGTCGTCGCCGTACGTCGATATCACGCTGGAGGTGCTCGCCGACTTCGGCGTCGACGCCGAGAAGACCGACGACGGGTTCACCGTGGAGGGCGGCCAGTCCTACGCGCCCGACGGCGGCGACTACAACGTCCCCGGGGACTTCTCGTCGATGAGCTACCTGCTCGCGGCCGGCGCGCTTGCCGCCGAGGACGGCCTGCGCGTCACGTCGGCGTTCCCCAGTGCACAGGGCGACGCCGCCATCGTCGACATCCTCGACCGGATGGGCGCAGACCTCGACTGGGACAGGGAAAACGGCGAAATCACCGTCTCGAAATCCGAACTGACCGGTGTCGAGGTGGGCGTCGAAGACACGCCAGACCTCCTGCCGACCATCGCGACGCTAGGGGCTGTAGCTGACGGCGTCACGCGGATTACCGACGCCGAGCACGTCCGGTACAAGGAGACCGACCGCGTGAGCGCCATGGCCGAGGAACTGACGAAGATGGGTGCCGAGGTAGAGGAACACCAGGACGAACTCATCGTCTACGGCGAAGACAGCGACCTCGTCGGCACGACCGTCGAGGGTCGCGTGGACCACCGCATCATCATGTCACTGGCCGTCGCCGGACTCGTCGCCGACGGCGAGACGACGGTGACCGGCGCGGAACACGTCGACGTGTCTTTCCCTGAGTTCTTCGACGCGCTCGAATCGCTCGGTGCGGCCATCAAGCGGTAG
- a CDS encoding SDR family NAD(P)-dependent oxidoreductase produces the protein MVPAMDSATAVVTGASRGIGEQIAHAVAGAGAQTVICARDAEALDAVATDIRDAGGSVTAIRTDVRDEYDVERLVETATRAGNGAIQYVVANAGVYHGTAGETPLTEESYTAFDDHLRTNARGVFSTIREAVPHLGPDARIVVPTGVVAREGMPGYGSYAVSKAAAEAVTRGFAAELDTPVGAVDPGQVATDLSGDGGRDPESVAEMVLWALRDADPSALDGDVLDWGDYRSATR, from the coding sequence ATGGTCCCAGCGATGGACAGCGCAACCGCTGTTGTCACGGGTGCGAGCAGAGGTATCGGCGAGCAGATAGCCCACGCGGTAGCGGGTGCGGGCGCACAGACGGTCATCTGTGCCCGCGACGCCGAGGCGCTCGACGCGGTCGCAACCGACATCCGGGACGCTGGCGGCTCCGTGACTGCGATTCGGACGGACGTGCGCGACGAGTACGACGTGGAACGGCTGGTCGAGACTGCCACGCGCGCCGGCAACGGTGCAATACAGTACGTCGTCGCCAACGCTGGCGTCTACCACGGAACCGCCGGCGAGACGCCGCTCACAGAAGAATCCTACACCGCCTTTGACGACCACCTCCGGACGAACGCCCGTGGCGTGTTCTCGACGATCCGGGAAGCCGTTCCACACCTCGGTCCGGATGCCCGCATCGTCGTCCCGACGGGCGTCGTCGCTCGCGAGGGGATGCCCGGCTACGGCTCCTACGCCGTTTCGAAGGCTGCTGCGGAGGCTGTCACTCGCGGATTCGCGGCCGAACTCGATACGCCGGTCGGTGCAGTCGACCCCGGACAGGTCGCGACTGACCTCTCCGGTGACGGTGGCCGTGACCCGGAATCCGTTGCCGAAATGGTTCTCTGGGCGCTCCGTGATGCGGACCCGTCAGCGCTGGACGGTGATGTCCTCGACTGGGGCGACTATCGGTCAGCGACGCGGTAA
- a CDS encoding uracil-DNA glycosylase, translating to MDAHQESKSNPFGMDEECQNCPALCETRANVVHGYGDVGAEFIVLGDSPAVGTDESGIPFTGERERELLDILAAVDMCSDPDADRPQLENAFLTYVTRCRHPDRAATDEEVVNCEPYLNSEIRMINPEILLPVGQRPLEELAFEYTTMSEDELDIEDRHATTIRGRGFEILPMLPPAEQTDAERTAFLEHFSETLGQDYRQTKGRRGR from the coding sequence ATGGACGCACATCAGGAGTCCAAGTCGAACCCGTTCGGGATGGACGAGGAGTGCCAGAACTGCCCCGCGCTCTGTGAGACGCGCGCGAACGTCGTCCACGGCTACGGCGACGTGGGTGCCGAGTTCATCGTCCTCGGTGACTCGCCCGCAGTCGGCACAGACGAGTCTGGCATCCCCTTCACCGGCGAGCGCGAGCGCGAACTGCTCGATATTCTCGCGGCGGTCGACATGTGTTCGGACCCGGACGCCGACAGACCGCAGTTAGAGAATGCCTTCCTGACCTACGTCACGCGCTGTCGGCATCCCGACCGGGCCGCGACCGACGAGGAAGTCGTCAACTGCGAACCGTACCTCAACAGCGAGATACGGATGATAAATCCCGAGATTCTGCTGCCAGTTGGGCAGCGCCCCCTCGAAGAGCTGGCCTTCGAGTACACGACAATGAGTGAAGACGAACTCGACATCGAAGACCGACATGCGACGACGATTCGCGGCCGCGGGTTCGAAATCCTGCCGATGCTCCCGCCCGCCGAACAGACCGACGCGGAACGGACGGCGTTTCTGGAACACTTCAGCGAGACGCTCGGACAGGACTACCGGCAGACGAAGGGCCGACGCGGGCGGTAG
- a CDS encoding DUF7344 domain-containing protein, translating to MATTSSNGDTGQGLPEEVIADLLSNDTRRRALSILADRDEPVVVSDLAAAVLAAERDIKPAAVPDTARAELTEELFTEHLPKLTATDIVAYNSMVGTVEIQQRDVVPTDHC from the coding sequence ATGGCGACGACATCTTCAAATGGCGATACCGGACAGGGGCTTCCCGAAGAAGTTATTGCTGACCTGTTGTCGAACGACACTCGCCGTCGCGCGCTGTCGATACTGGCTGACCGCGATGAGCCAGTCGTCGTGTCTGACCTCGCCGCGGCGGTTCTGGCGGCCGAGCGTGACATCAAGCCGGCAGCAGTCCCGGACACTGCGAGAGCCGAACTCACCGAGGAACTGTTCACCGAACACCTTCCAAAGCTGACGGCAACAGACATCGTTGCGTACAACTCGATGGTCGGGACCGTCGAGATACAGCAGCGCGACGTAGTACCGACTGACCACTGTTGA
- the aroC gene encoding chorismate synthase: MNGNEFGRLFRMTTYGESHGDAMGCTVSGVPAGVELSEAEIQKDLDRRKPGQSMITTSRGEPDKVSIQSGIQDGYTTGTPIGMVIQNKDARSGKYEPFITAPRPSHGDYTYSAKFGTRNWGGGGRSSARETVNWVAAGGVAKQVLEQSDYDIQIKAHVCQIGDVVADDVTFEEMLEHSEENEVRCGDPEAAEEMRELADKYQKEGDSIGGAIYFECRGVPRGLGAPRFDSIPSRLGQAMYSIPAVTDFELGIGREARTATGSEYTEDWEFSADGDPVPVGNDHGGLQGGITTGDPIYGEVTWHAPVSFPKTQKTVDWETGEEKEITVTGRHDPVLPPRAVPVVEAMLACTILDFMLLGGRINPDRLDGRPGEYDTDYHPSSPQNDPEDADTHAKTIDDD, translated from the coding sequence ATGAACGGCAACGAGTTCGGTCGTCTGTTCCGCATGACGACCTACGGCGAGTCTCACGGGGATGCGATGGGCTGTACCGTCTCCGGTGTTCCAGCGGGCGTCGAACTCTCGGAAGCGGAGATACAGAAGGACCTCGACCGGCGCAAGCCCGGCCAGTCGATGATTACCACCTCGCGGGGGGAACCCGACAAGGTGAGCATCCAGTCCGGGATTCAGGACGGCTACACGACCGGGACCCCCATCGGCATGGTCATCCAGAACAAGGACGCCCGCTCGGGCAAGTACGAGCCGTTCATCACGGCTCCGCGGCCCTCCCACGGCGACTACACCTACTCCGCGAAGTTCGGCACGCGGAACTGGGGCGGCGGCGGCCGCTCCTCGGCCCGCGAGACGGTCAACTGGGTCGCCGCCGGCGGCGTCGCCAAGCAGGTCCTCGAACAGTCCGACTACGACATCCAGATAAAGGCCCACGTCTGCCAGATCGGCGACGTGGTCGCCGACGACGTGACCTTCGAGGAGATGCTCGAACACAGCGAGGAAAACGAGGTCCGCTGTGGCGACCCCGAGGCCGCCGAAGAGATGCGGGAACTGGCCGACAAGTACCAGAAGGAGGGCGACTCCATCGGCGGGGCCATCTACTTCGAGTGTCGCGGCGTCCCCCGCGGGCTGGGCGCGCCTCGCTTCGACTCAATTCCCTCGCGGCTCGGCCAGGCGATGTACTCCATCCCGGCTGTCACCGACTTCGAACTCGGCATCGGCCGCGAGGCCCGCACTGCCACCGGGTCGGAGTACACTGAGGACTGGGAGTTCTCGGCCGACGGCGACCCGGTCCCCGTGGGCAACGACCACGGTGGCCTCCAAGGCGGTATCACGACGGGCGACCCCATCTACGGCGAGGTCACCTGGCACGCGCCCGTCTCCTTCCCGAAGACTCAGAAGACCGTCGACTGGGAGACGGGCGAGGAAAAGGAGATCACCGTCACCGGCCGGCACGACCCAGTCCTGCCGCCGCGAGCCGTCCCGGTCGTCGAGGCCATGCTCGCCTGTACGATACTAGACTTCATGCTGCTCGGCGGCCGCATTAACCCCGACCGACTCGACGGCCGGCCGGGCGAGTACGACACCGACTACCACCCGTCCAGCCCGCAAAACGACCCGGAAGACGCGGACACCCACGCGAAAACCATCGACGACGACTAA
- a CDS encoding ZIP family metal transporter, whose amino-acid sequence MSINSISVFNNNGSMSATGLASVVGLLLLSAIAVTGGASKVLVISWVAFVAMAAGAWLGSRADKTNPYRLVWGYGLASGAMVTSAAMFLVPQAMGLGGQAGAARIGGVGIAAGLVVGYGTHTIGHRLTHVETSFDMTTLAITAHALSAGLVIGLVYASMPELGILLGLAIVSHKGPAGYAAARRLGRSDKSATALLLPAAGVGLTAIPSALLPVPESALLNAVIFGFAAGIFLHVAMDFLPNCEAGSEIDEVCELHDHSHDLLDELRTHAVGSTAVGAAVIVLAWVAI is encoded by the coding sequence ATGTCTATTAACTCAATCTCGGTTTTTAATAATAATGGGAGTATGTCCGCCACTGGCCTCGCGAGTGTCGTCGGCCTGCTGCTCCTGTCGGCCATCGCAGTCACCGGCGGAGCGAGCAAAGTACTCGTTATCTCCTGGGTTGCGTTTGTTGCAATGGCAGCGGGCGCGTGGCTCGGCTCGCGGGCTGACAAGACGAATCCCTACCGACTGGTCTGGGGCTACGGGCTCGCGAGTGGGGCAATGGTCACGTCGGCGGCCATGTTCCTGGTCCCGCAGGCGATGGGGCTTGGCGGGCAAGCCGGTGCCGCGCGAATCGGCGGCGTCGGCATCGCCGCCGGACTGGTCGTCGGCTACGGCACCCACACCATCGGTCACCGGCTCACCCACGTCGAGACGTCTTTCGACATGACGACACTGGCTATTACCGCCCACGCGCTCTCGGCCGGGCTGGTCATCGGGCTGGTCTACGCCTCGATGCCGGAACTGGGTATCCTGCTCGGACTCGCTATCGTCTCGCACAAAGGCCCGGCCGGCTACGCTGCCGCCCGACGGCTCGGACGTAGCGACAAGTCCGCCACGGCACTGCTGCTCCCCGCGGCCGGCGTCGGTCTGACGGCGATTCCGTCCGCGCTGCTACCAGTTCCGGAGTCTGCGCTCCTCAACGCAGTCATCTTCGGGTTCGCCGCCGGCATCTTCCTCCACGTCGCGATGGACTTCCTGCCGAACTGCGAGGCCGGCAGCGAGATCGATGAAGTCTGTGAACTCCACGACCACTCCCACGACCTCCTCGACGAACTCCGAACGCACGCCGTCGGCTCAACGGCGGTCGGAGCTGCTGTCATTGTGCTGGCATGGGTCGCTATCTAA
- a CDS encoding DUF5785 family protein, translating to MDWPHDPDGEEGSEGRRKYGHAVLAKKVDEDEDFPLTAEEYVEQYGDHPVRIDYETVVSVADIFDHVDQEEFEDFPDFHKSLGRALREADWWPYRLEQA from the coding sequence ATGGATTGGCCACACGATCCGGACGGTGAGGAAGGAAGCGAGGGCCGGCGCAAGTACGGTCACGCTGTGCTGGCGAAGAAAGTCGACGAAGACGAGGACTTCCCACTGACCGCCGAGGAATACGTCGAACAGTACGGCGACCACCCGGTTCGGATCGACTACGAGACGGTCGTTAGCGTGGCGGACATCTTCGACCATGTCGACCAGGAGGAGTTCGAGGACTTCCCGGACTTCCACAAATCGCTCGGGCGCGCGCTGCGCGAGGCGGACTGGTGGCCGTACAGACTCGAACAGGCCTGA
- a CDS encoding PAS domain S-box protein, translated as MADIQLLLAGDGNREALASVVAEHHTPLTDDEFREADLHIVDESSFPKYRAAIEAYKQRADPVFCPVILVRREGSKARVDLPDIDAAEQPLVVNDIVTAPIDTQALFRTIVNLLARRRHTEDLVEDLREQNSELRRFRNAVEHAGHAILITDTNGVIEYVNPAFEELTGFSADEAIGRTPRILKSGEQGEQFYERLWDTICRGEVWTSEIVNERKSGERFIINQTIAPIQDADGTIQGFVGMQDEITGRRLREQQLTVFHRILRHNLRNNGTTISGRADILSGLVEDDDALDHLETIKTNVQSLLDISEKAHHVQELLADSLTDDVERELEAVLSDITDGLAAAYPDAEFVVESDSEPSTIDAKVVPALQELIENGIKHSDASAPRVDVRTERHGSTATVTIADNGPGVPDQERRVIEAAEEKPLEHGSGLGLWFAYWLISYVGGDIDIQTDGDGTRIAVTIPVR; from the coding sequence ATGGCTGACATCCAGTTACTGCTGGCCGGCGATGGCAACCGGGAGGCACTCGCCTCCGTCGTCGCCGAACACCACACGCCGCTCACGGACGACGAATTCCGGGAGGCCGACCTCCACATTGTCGACGAGTCGTCGTTTCCGAAATACAGAGCGGCGATAGAGGCGTACAAACAACGGGCAGATCCGGTGTTCTGTCCCGTAATTCTGGTCCGTCGCGAGGGGTCCAAAGCAAGGGTCGACCTCCCCGATATCGACGCTGCCGAGCAGCCACTCGTCGTGAACGACATCGTGACAGCACCGATTGACACGCAGGCGCTCTTTCGAACTATCGTGAACCTCCTCGCGCGCCGGCGTCACACTGAGGACCTCGTCGAGGACCTCAGAGAGCAAAACAGCGAACTCCGGCGGTTCAGAAACGCCGTCGAACACGCGGGCCACGCGATTCTGATAACGGACACGAACGGCGTCATCGAGTACGTCAACCCGGCATTCGAAGAACTCACCGGATTTAGCGCCGACGAGGCGATCGGCCGAACGCCGCGGATACTCAAGTCCGGTGAACAGGGCGAGCAGTTCTACGAACGCCTCTGGGACACGATCTGTCGCGGCGAGGTCTGGACGAGCGAGATCGTAAACGAGCGAAAGTCCGGCGAGCGGTTCATCATCAACCAGACCATCGCACCGATTCAGGATGCGGATGGAACGATTCAGGGATTTGTCGGGATGCAGGACGAAATCACTGGTCGTCGGCTGCGCGAGCAACAACTCACCGTCTTTCATCGGATTCTCCGGCACAATCTCCGGAACAACGGCACGACGATCAGCGGACGCGCAGATATCTTGTCAGGGTTAGTCGAGGACGACGATGCTCTCGACCATCTTGAGACGATCAAAACGAACGTGCAGTCCCTGCTCGATATCAGCGAGAAAGCCCACCACGTACAGGAACTGCTCGCGGACTCGCTGACCGACGATGTCGAACGGGAACTCGAAGCCGTGCTCAGTGACATTACGGACGGGCTGGCCGCAGCGTACCCCGACGCCGAGTTCGTCGTCGAAAGCGACTCCGAGCCGTCGACGATAGACGCAAAGGTCGTCCCCGCGTTGCAGGAACTCATCGAGAACGGTATCAAGCACTCGGACGCCTCGGCACCGCGGGTCGACGTCCGGACGGAGCGCCACGGCTCGACAGCGACGGTGACGATTGCGGACAACGGACCGGGCGTCCCAGATCAGGAGCGGCGAGTCATCGAAGCCGCAGAGGAAAAGCCGCTCGAACACGGGTCCGGGCTTGGCCTGTGGTTCGCGTACTGGCTTATCAGCTACGTCGGTGGCGATATCGACATCCAGACCGATGGTGACGGGACGAGAATTGCCGTGACTATCCCCGTGCGGTGA
- a CDS encoding PGF-pre-PGF domain-containing protein, with protein sequence MSGASKDANTILAGDSVNVTATVQNTGSSGGAMNIEYVVNGTTRVTERVVVDAGSSVERTQALKLNTPGTYRIKVQSPGKSAGRVRVKPAIVETTRMDPTTRQLKIRGGMVPTNEPYVMNASGPANRSFTLQSWTVNASREAFAQDVTEYTDPSAVDISVPSGDDAAVFGVVTVGSSAGVQPSSMQFVLNRSNLQSAGIDASAVRVYHRVNGSWRAAETSVVEERTEQVVYQADTAGASAYAIGKIEPAFSITRTSVVSEQVSEGQQVVVEATVSNSGGIEGTYDAQMQVDDEVVNQTSVTVPADAERTVTLSTVVTTPGQFQIKFNNVNAGDIRVTESEVQTDGNGGAEPEAEPTDTEPAVQTEPAVGGGGGLGPLPATVMGISTMLVIGGLLGAFLLFGIVIAILRRGGSRNDSGFEL encoded by the coding sequence GTGTCCGGTGCGTCAAAGGACGCAAATACGATACTTGCCGGTGACTCAGTGAACGTCACCGCGACAGTCCAGAACACCGGCAGTTCGGGCGGTGCAATGAACATTGAGTACGTAGTAAACGGCACAACTAGAGTGACTGAGCGGGTAGTCGTCGACGCCGGTTCTTCAGTTGAGCGAACACAGGCGTTGAAGTTGAATACTCCCGGAACATACAGAATTAAAGTCCAGAGTCCGGGGAAATCAGCCGGACGAGTCAGAGTCAAGCCCGCAATTGTAGAGACGACTAGGATGGACCCGACTACGCGGCAACTCAAGATACGAGGTGGGATGGTCCCGACGAACGAACCCTACGTCATGAACGCCTCGGGGCCAGCGAACCGATCATTCACGCTCCAGTCTTGGACAGTCAACGCGTCACGAGAGGCGTTCGCGCAGGATGTGACGGAGTACACCGATCCCAGCGCGGTAGACATCTCAGTGCCATCCGGTGACGACGCAGCAGTGTTTGGCGTGGTTACCGTCGGATCGTCGGCAGGGGTCCAGCCGTCGTCGATGCAGTTCGTGTTGAACCGCTCGAATCTCCAGTCGGCCGGCATAGACGCTTCGGCGGTCCGCGTGTATCACCGTGTGAACGGATCATGGCGAGCCGCCGAAACGAGCGTTGTCGAGGAGCGGACCGAGCAAGTCGTCTACCAGGCGGACACGGCGGGGGCATCGGCCTACGCGATTGGGAAGATCGAACCTGCATTCAGCATCACGCGAACCTCAGTTGTCAGCGAGCAAGTTTCTGAGGGGCAACAGGTCGTCGTTGAAGCAACGGTCTCCAACAGCGGCGGTATCGAAGGGACCTACGACGCGCAGATGCAGGTGGACGATGAAGTCGTCAATCAGACATCGGTAACTGTGCCAGCAGACGCCGAGCGGACAGTGACGCTGTCGACGGTCGTGACGACGCCGGGACAGTTCCAGATCAAATTCAACAACGTCAACGCCGGCGATATTCGGGTGACTGAGAGCGAGGTCCAGACCGACGGAAACGGCGGCGCCGAACCAGAGGCGGAACCGACGGACACGGAGCCAGCGGTCCAGACTGAACCCGCGGTCGGCGGTGGCGGCGGACTCGGACCGCTCCCGGCGACAGTCATGGGTATCAGTACGATGCTGGTCATCGGCGGACTGCTCGGTGCGTTCCTCCTGTTCGGCATCGTCATCGCAATCCTCCGACGGGGCGGCAGCCGGAACGACAGCGGCTTCGAACTGTAG
- a CDS encoding GNAT family N-acetyltransferase yields MEIATASMDDVDTIVDLWVRLAESQRAHGSHLFGDRNRTAVRETVVQRIVAENVCIARIDRHVVGFVMVTIDSGRYEQDKTRGIIENIFVEPVHRNRGIGSELLDTAEELLRQAGADILALEAMADNESARQLYRAHGYTPHRIEFEKPTENDTL; encoded by the coding sequence GTGGAGATTGCCACCGCCTCGATGGATGACGTGGACACCATCGTCGACCTGTGGGTCCGACTGGCGGAGAGCCAGCGTGCCCACGGGTCACATCTGTTCGGGGACCGGAACCGGACCGCAGTCCGAGAGACTGTCGTACAGCGCATCGTCGCCGAAAACGTCTGTATCGCCCGTATAGACCGACACGTCGTCGGGTTCGTTATGGTCACCATCGACAGCGGCCGGTACGAACAAGATAAGACGCGGGGCATCATCGAGAATATCTTCGTCGAACCGGTCCACAGGAACCGAGGAATCGGCAGCGAACTGCTCGATACGGCGGAAGAACTACTCCGCCAGGCCGGTGCGGATATCCTCGCGCTGGAAGCGATGGCTGACAACGAGTCCGCCCGACAATTATATCGCGCACACGGCTACACACCACATCGGATCGAGTTCGAAAAGCCGACCGAAAACGATACTCTCTAA
- a CDS encoding CBS domain-containing protein, translated as MNGEVTVREVMNREYVGASESDDLLETTELLIREDQHPILVLRGNEPVGVATDRDVLAYIVDGGDPDTATVGDVMRESIPTIDPDAGLPEARDRMATRSAEFLLVTADSEPLGTLTEHDILSTARLESESTTAVEQPSPVATTGQEATTDGMQSAAEDSFDNQGICSACSTFTRDLASFNGQLLCADCRDV; from the coding sequence ATGAACGGTGAGGTCACTGTGCGGGAGGTTATGAACCGAGAGTACGTCGGTGCGAGCGAGTCCGACGACCTCCTCGAAACGACGGAGTTGCTGATCCGTGAGGACCAGCACCCGATTCTTGTATTGCGGGGAAACGAACCGGTCGGCGTCGCGACGGACAGGGATGTGCTGGCATACATCGTCGATGGCGGCGACCCGGACACCGCCACAGTTGGCGACGTGATGCGTGAGTCCATTCCAACGATTGACCCTGACGCCGGGCTTCCGGAGGCCCGCGACCGAATGGCGACGCGGTCAGCCGAATTCCTCCTGGTCACGGCGGACAGTGAACCGCTCGGAACGCTGACCGAGCATGACATCCTCTCGACCGCGAGACTAGAGAGCGAGTCGACGACCGCCGTCGAGCAGCCCTCACCGGTTGCAACGACCGGTCAGGAAGCCACCACCGATGGGATGCAGTCCGCCGCCGAAGATTCGTTCGATAATCAGGGCATCTGTTCCGCCTGCAGCACGTTTACACGGGATCTGGCGTCGTTCAACGGACAGCTCCTCTGTGCGGACTGTCGTGATGTCTGA